The following are encoded together in the Deinococcus soli (ex Cha et al. 2016) genome:
- a CDS encoding DUF3105 domain-containing protein, producing MKRALTLLVLALTACGSKSIDGVQTFTYSGGDHRSGSLIYAENPPAGGPHNPAWQNCGVYDRPLYNEYVVHSLEHGAVWITYRPDLDAAQVAALKTLVEGRPYTILSPYEGLDTPVAASAWGAQLKVEQADDSRLKAFLDKYEQGATAPERGASCSGAYGETR from the coding sequence ATGAAACGCGCGCTGACCCTGCTCGTCCTTGCCCTCACCGCCTGCGGCTCCAAGTCGATCGACGGCGTCCAGACGTTCACGTACTCCGGTGGGGATCACCGCAGCGGCTCGCTGATCTACGCCGAGAACCCCCCGGCGGGCGGCCCCCACAACCCCGCGTGGCAGAACTGCGGCGTGTACGACCGCCCGCTGTACAACGAGTACGTCGTGCACAGCCTGGAACACGGCGCCGTGTGGATCACCTACCGCCCGGATCTGGACGCCGCGCAGGTCGCTGCCCTGAAGACACTCGTCGAGGGCCGCCCCTACACCATCCTCAGTCCCTACGAGGGCCTGGATACCCCGGTCGCTGCGAGCGCCTGGGGCGCCCAGCTGAAGGTCGAGCAGGCCGACGACAGCCGCCTGAAGGCCTTCCTGGACAAGTACGAGCAGGGCGCCACCGCCCCCGAGCGCGGCGCGTCGTGCAGCGGCGCGTACGGCGAGACCCGCTGA
- a CDS encoding MBL fold metallo-hydrolase RNA specificity domain-containing protein, whose protein sequence is MQLQSFGAALTVTGSMHLLTVGERQILIDCGLFQGNDDLEARNREPFPFDVPGLEAVILTHAHLDHVGRLPLLVKLGFRGPVYCTAPTAGLAETVLLDSARLQVDGYRHDLRRARRQGVPDEQVPPPLYEEEDVHRALALLRPHLEFGETTRVAGLKVTPERAGHILGSAYLLIESPEGRLIMSGDLGNRESGLQLDFTPPPHADAVVIETTYANRTHRPWPATLAEFRDALRDSVRQGGKILIPSFAIERTQTILHTIKSLMDAGEVPRIPVFLDSPMAARATHEYFEFGDELIPEVRDALQAGEDPFRPSTLHVVPTSAESQRINRYDGPAIILAGNGMMTGGRIQHHLKHHLWKPSTSLISVSYQSPSSLGGRIVTGADHVRIMGEEIAVKAHVHTIGGFSAHADQDDLLAFLSTTGTPHVWLVHGEPDVMAAFLPVLDARGLKGDLMPDRQAVNLTGPGFPQGLPPGFDAAPTRGAQAEAGE, encoded by the coding sequence ATGCAACTTCAGAGCTTCGGCGCGGCCCTGACCGTCACCGGCAGCATGCATCTGCTGACGGTCGGGGAGCGGCAGATCCTGATCGACTGCGGCCTCTTCCAGGGGAACGACGACCTGGAGGCCCGCAACCGCGAACCTTTCCCCTTCGACGTGCCGGGCCTGGAGGCCGTGATCCTCACGCACGCGCACCTTGACCATGTGGGCCGCCTGCCGCTGCTGGTGAAACTGGGCTTCCGGGGCCCGGTGTACTGCACGGCGCCCACGGCGGGCCTCGCGGAGACGGTACTGCTCGACAGTGCGCGGCTGCAGGTGGACGGTTACCGGCACGACCTGCGCCGCGCCCGCCGCCAGGGCGTCCCCGACGAGCAGGTGCCCCCGCCGCTGTACGAGGAGGAGGACGTGCACCGCGCGCTGGCGCTGCTGCGCCCCCACCTGGAGTTCGGCGAGACCACCCGCGTCGCGGGCCTGAAGGTCACGCCGGAGCGGGCTGGGCACATCCTGGGCAGCGCGTACCTCCTGATCGAGAGCCCCGAGGGCCGACTGATCATGAGCGGCGACCTGGGCAACCGCGAGAGCGGCCTGCAACTGGACTTCACGCCCCCACCCCACGCGGACGCTGTGGTCATCGAGACCACCTACGCCAACCGCACGCACCGCCCCTGGCCCGCCACGCTGGCCGAATTCCGCGACGCGCTGCGCGACTCGGTGCGGCAGGGCGGGAAGATCCTGATTCCCAGCTTCGCCATCGAACGCACGCAGACGATCCTTCACACCATCAAGAGCCTGATGGACGCCGGGGAGGTGCCGCGCATCCCGGTGTTCCTGGATTCCCCGATGGCGGCGCGCGCCACCCACGAGTACTTCGAGTTCGGTGACGAACTCATCCCCGAGGTCCGAGACGCCCTGCAGGCCGGGGAGGACCCCTTCCGGCCCAGCACCCTGCACGTGGTGCCCACCAGCGCCGAGTCGCAGCGCATCAACCGGTACGATGGCCCCGCGATCATCCTGGCGGGCAATGGCATGATGACCGGCGGGCGCATCCAGCACCACCTCAAGCACCACCTGTGGAAACCCAGCACCAGCCTGATCAGCGTGTCCTACCAGTCCCCCAGCAGCCTGGGCGGGCGGATCGTGACCGGCGCCGACCATGTCCGCATCATGGGCGAGGAGATCGCCGTGAAAGCCCACGTGCACACCATCGGTGGGTTCTCCGCGCACGCCGACCAGGACGACCTGCTGGCCTTCCTGAGCACGACCGGCACCCCGCACGTGTGGCTGGTGCACGGCGAACCGGACGTCATGGCCGCCTTCCTGCCGGTGCTGGACGCGCGCGGTCTCAAAGGTGACCTGATGCCCGACCGGCAGGCGGTCAACCTGACGGGCCCGGGCTTCCCGCAGGGCCTCCCACCCGGCTTCGACGCGGCCCCCACGCGCGGCGCGCAGGCCGAGGCGGGCGAGTAG
- a CDS encoding sensor domain-containing diguanylate cyclase → MNDPASALIRVERIRRRAYLTAASGSVAAHLFILGEQVRRQQWDSAAAYSLGLLVSAWVLVALTWLRWPTARLSLLIVGVATVSTMSEFAPLLRAPEVQTGSYLSFLIMVALWFGLLPLRIAAPATLLGFLAFAGLAASRPVHDLSLLAYLACTTIVIGMASSFGQQITAFQQDAATFEQAALTDPLTGLPNRRAALDRLRHLHRLVQRGEHAGFTLVMLDLDHFKQVNDTRGHAVGDEVLRALAPALRQVLRADALLARWGGEEFVLVIPGTGAQEAQAVTARLDGLLLTLPTPLPEVTFSAGAVLGHEADSVAGLLDLADRRLYAAKRAGRRQLRWDTFSGTTRAS, encoded by the coding sequence GTGAACGACCCGGCGTCCGCCCTGATCCGCGTGGAGCGGATCCGTCGCCGCGCCTACCTGACGGCGGCGAGCGGATCGGTGGCCGCGCACCTGTTCATCCTGGGTGAACAGGTCAGGCGTCAGCAGTGGGATTCGGCCGCCGCCTACTCGCTGGGCCTGCTGGTCTCCGCGTGGGTGCTGGTGGCGCTGACGTGGCTGCGCTGGCCCACCGCGCGACTGAGTCTGCTCATCGTGGGGGTGGCGACCGTCTCCACCATGAGTGAGTTCGCGCCGCTGCTGCGCGCCCCGGAGGTACAGACCGGCTCGTACCTGTCCTTCCTGATCATGGTGGCCCTGTGGTTCGGGCTGCTGCCGCTGCGGATCGCGGCGCCGGCGACCCTGCTGGGATTCCTGGCCTTCGCGGGCCTGGCGGCCTCCCGGCCGGTGCATGACCTGAGTCTGCTCGCCTACCTGGCCTGCACGACCATCGTGATTGGGATGGCGAGCAGTTTCGGGCAGCAGATCACGGCGTTCCAGCAGGACGCCGCGACCTTCGAGCAGGCGGCCCTGACCGACCCGCTGACCGGACTGCCCAACCGCCGCGCGGCCCTGGACCGCCTGCGGCACCTGCACAGGCTGGTCCAGCGCGGCGAGCACGCGGGGTTCACGCTGGTCATGCTGGATCTGGATCACTTCAAGCAGGTGAACGACACGCGCGGGCATGCGGTGGGGGACGAGGTGCTGCGCGCGCTGGCCCCGGCGCTGCGGCAGGTGCTGCGCGCCGACGCGCTGCTGGCCCGCTGGGGCGGCGAGGAGTTCGTGCTGGTCATTCCAGGCACGGGCGCGCAGGAGGCGCAGGCGGTCACGGCGCGGCTCGACGGACTGCTGCTCACCCTGCCCACCCCGCTGCCCGAGGTGACGTTCAGTGCCGGGGCGGTCCTGGGGCATGAGGCCGACAGCGTGGCCGGGCTGCTTGATCTGGCCGACCGGCGGCTGTACGCCGCCAAACGTGCGGGGCGGCGGCAGCTGCGCTGGGATACGTTCAGTGGGACCACGCGCGCCAGCTGA
- a CDS encoding universal stress protein, with amino-acid sequence MTQSTDLHGTSGFQRVLVGVDFSASSAAALALARARFPGATRRLVHVTDARVTAAPDLMGGVTPALPDPTLLHTLESADGQRLTREVQPGEEQELMVGDPVTGLLDAARAWGADLIVVGTHAQGAIEHFFVGSTAEKIVARSPIPVLTVRAGQ; translated from the coding sequence ATGACCCAGTCCACTGACCTTCACGGTACTTCCGGCTTCCAGCGCGTCCTGGTGGGCGTGGACTTCTCGGCGTCGTCGGCGGCGGCGCTGGCACTGGCCCGCGCGCGTTTCCCCGGCGCGACCCGGCGACTGGTGCACGTCACGGACGCCCGCGTGACCGCCGCGCCGGACCTGATGGGCGGCGTGACCCCCGCCCTGCCCGATCCGACGCTGCTGCACACGCTGGAAAGCGCGGACGGTCAGCGCCTGACCCGCGAAGTCCAGCCCGGCGAGGAACAGGAACTGATGGTGGGTGACCCCGTGACCGGCCTGCTGGACGCCGCGCGCGCGTGGGGCGCGGACCTGATCGTGGTGGGCACGCACGCGCAGGGCGCCATTGAGCACTTCTTCGTGGGCAGCACCGCCGAGAAGATCGTGGCCCGCAGCCCCATCCCGGTCCTGACCGTCCGGGCAGGCCAGTAA
- a CDS encoding lactate/malate family dehydrogenase, protein MKVGVVGAGLVGATAAYALTLRGACSELLLTDLDGDRARAEAQDIAHAAPVSHGARVRSGPLEDLHGSGVVIVAAGANQKPGESRLDLLQKNAAIFRDLIPRVAAAAPGAALLIATNPVDVLTDLSVTLAPDHAVIGSGTVLDSARFRHLIAAHAGVDATHVHGYVLGEHGDSEVIAWSTATVAGLPVAAFMDARNLPWTPEIRAQIERDTREAAAQIIGGKRATYYGIGAALARITERILGDRRAVLTVSAPTPAFGVSLSVPRILGRAGVLDTVLPALTADEQDALHRSAEVLLKARRALDT, encoded by the coding sequence ATGAAGGTCGGTGTGGTCGGCGCGGGGCTGGTCGGCGCGACCGCCGCGTACGCCCTGACGCTGCGCGGCGCGTGCAGCGAACTGCTCCTGACGGACCTGGACGGGGACCGCGCCCGCGCCGAGGCGCAGGACATCGCGCACGCCGCGCCCGTCAGCCACGGCGCGCGCGTCCGCAGCGGCCCGCTGGAGGACCTGCACGGCAGCGGCGTGGTGATCGTCGCTGCGGGCGCCAACCAGAAACCCGGCGAATCCCGCCTGGACCTGCTGCAGAAGAACGCCGCGATCTTCCGCGACCTGATCCCCCGCGTGGCGGCCGCCGCGCCCGGCGCCGCCCTGCTGATCGCCACGAACCCCGTGGACGTCCTGACGGACCTGAGCGTCACCCTGGCCCCGGATCACGCCGTGATCGGGTCGGGCACCGTGCTGGACTCCGCGCGCTTCCGGCACCTGATCGCCGCGCACGCCGGGGTGGACGCCACGCACGTCCACGGGTACGTGCTCGGCGAACACGGAGACAGTGAGGTCATCGCCTGGAGTACCGCCACCGTCGCCGGGCTGCCCGTCGCGGCGTTCATGGACGCCCGGAACCTCCCGTGGACCCCCGAGATCCGCGCGCAGATCGAACGGGACACGCGGGAGGCCGCCGCGCAGATCATCGGCGGGAAACGCGCCACGTACTACGGGATCGGCGCGGCCCTGGCCCGCATTACCGAGCGCATCCTGGGCGACCGCCGCGCCGTCCTGACCGTCAGCGCCCCCACGCCCGCGTTCGGCGTGAGCCTCAGCGTGCCGCGCATCCTGGGCCGCGCCGGGGTGCTGGACACCGTGCTGCCCGCCCTGACCGCGGACGAGCAGGACGCCCTGCACCGCAGCGCCGAGGTGCTCCTGAAAGCCCGCCGCGCCCTGGACACCTGA
- a CDS encoding LptA/OstA family protein — protein MTRSCLTAALLTALLSGGSVLTVALAQQDTTQPPAQGPGTLPAEGEATPADASADAPTAGAEQATVTLVRRSEKDGKDRQIVIVRTGTTDETGIFAFCQPLGDDPPETPTLAVFSETGAGGVQITIDKNVIRVPLAVVTQLPPKEGQEGSDGRVEASAGTARFLNPEEVPEKATDRLTRCEVQATPKPAPDTVIVTQGRTELKGQKLVYDSADGIARIDGPVTFRRSSDKDPLTGKSDRIEVSVDDEKTTLVGSVELRSGGGRTSRAARVEYDDTRNVARLYGSAEQPAESVQGGDTLRAGVIVYDLDRNEVYAEKAEGGTITGEFVDGEEGSGAATTATPTAPATPTTPQRP, from the coding sequence ATGACACGCTCCTGCCTGACTGCCGCGCTCCTGACCGCGTTGCTCTCCGGCGGGAGCGTCCTGACGGTCGCCTTGGCCCAGCAGGACACCACGCAGCCCCCCGCGCAGGGGCCGGGCACGCTGCCCGCGGAGGGTGAAGCCACTCCCGCAGACGCCAGTGCGGACGCGCCGACCGCGGGAGCGGAGCAGGCGACCGTGACGCTGGTGCGCCGCAGCGAGAAAGACGGCAAGGACCGTCAGATCGTTATCGTCCGCACCGGGACCACCGACGAGACGGGCATCTTCGCCTTCTGCCAGCCCCTCGGGGACGACCCGCCCGAGACGCCCACCCTGGCCGTGTTCAGCGAGACTGGCGCGGGGGGCGTGCAGATCACCATCGACAAGAACGTGATCCGCGTGCCGCTGGCGGTCGTGACCCAGCTGCCCCCCAAAGAAGGACAGGAGGGCAGTGACGGGCGCGTGGAGGCCAGCGCCGGAACCGCCCGCTTCCTGAACCCTGAGGAAGTGCCGGAGAAGGCCACGGATCGCCTCACGCGCTGCGAGGTGCAGGCCACGCCCAAGCCTGCGCCGGACACCGTGATCGTCACGCAGGGACGCACGGAACTCAAGGGGCAGAAGCTGGTGTACGACAGCGCCGACGGGATCGCGCGCATCGACGGGCCGGTGACGTTCCGGCGCAGCAGCGACAAGGACCCCCTGACCGGGAAGAGTGACCGCATCGAGGTCAGCGTGGACGACGAGAAGACCACCCTGGTCGGCAGCGTGGAACTCAGGTCCGGTGGGGGCCGCACCAGCCGCGCCGCGCGGGTCGAGTACGACGACACCCGCAACGTCGCGCGGCTGTATGGCAGCGCCGAGCAGCCCGCCGAGAGCGTGCAGGGGGGCGACACGCTGCGTGCCGGGGTGATCGTGTACGACCTCGACCGGAACGAGGTGTACGCGGAGAAGGCCGAGGGCGGCACCATCACCGGTGAGTTCGTCGACGGGGAAGAGGGGAGTGGTGCGGCCACGACCGCCACGCCGACCGCCCCCGCCACGCCGACGACCCCTCAGCGCCCCTGA
- a CDS encoding LptA/OstA family protein yields the protein MKKTTSLLALLALTAPVLAQTDAGKRLITIEGGPRGDVRNGPLTFVGSPVKAKVSTLNIEASQAVLAAPKGTALIEAKGKRTADFTGNVKVTRGRLTATGNGLAYSESTGQGVLNGSASATFTPDKTDGDTVTIKAAQMSLDVDNDRSTSTGSVTLSNGTQSGKADKLVFDEQRELALLTGTPSLTRAAKGSQKELIITGQEVRALTKTKTLYVRGGVKLVQGTTTTTGDAVYYDDRKNVAYVVGNAVSVDSKSKVTVKAPASGYLEQRTDLARVRALNSAYKIPTDQFKLTGEK from the coding sequence ATGAAGAAAACGACCTCACTGCTGGCCCTCCTCGCCCTGACCGCCCCCGTTCTGGCCCAGACCGACGCGGGCAAACGCCTGATCACCATCGAAGGTGGCCCCCGTGGCGACGTCCGTAACGGGCCCCTCACCTTCGTCGGCAGCCCCGTCAAGGCCAAGGTCAGCACCCTGAATATCGAGGCCTCCCAGGCCGTCCTGGCCGCCCCCAAGGGCACCGCGCTGATCGAGGCAAAAGGCAAGCGCACCGCCGACTTCACCGGGAACGTCAAGGTCACCCGTGGCCGCCTGACCGCCACCGGGAACGGGCTGGCGTACAGCGAGTCTACCGGGCAGGGCGTCCTGAACGGCAGCGCCAGCGCCACCTTCACGCCCGACAAGACCGACGGGGATACCGTGACCATCAAGGCCGCGCAGATGAGCCTCGATGTGGACAACGACCGCTCCACCAGCACGGGCAGCGTGACCCTCTCCAACGGCACCCAGAGCGGCAAGGCCGACAAGCTCGTGTTCGACGAGCAGCGCGAACTGGCCCTCCTGACCGGCACGCCCAGCCTCACCCGCGCCGCCAAGGGCAGCCAGAAGGAACTGATCATCACCGGGCAGGAAGTCCGCGCGCTCACCAAGACCAAGACGCTGTACGTGCGGGGCGGCGTGAAACTCGTGCAGGGCACCACCACCACCACCGGGGACGCCGTGTACTACGACGACAGGAAGAACGTCGCGTACGTCGTCGGGAACGCCGTCAGCGTGGACAGCAAGAGCAAGGTGACCGTCAAGGCCCCGGCCAGCGGCTACCTGGAGCAGCGCACCGACCTGGCCCGCGTGCGCGCCCTGAACTCGGCGTACAAGATTCCCACCGATCAGTTCAAGCTCACCGGCGAGAAGTAA
- a CDS encoding TatD family hydrolase — MIDSHTHLDYLDDPAGARGELGLSAMVCIGASPEHARSAVALAEQFGDVYATVGIHPTDTDEDSPDAREQIEALTGHPRVVGIGESGLDDYWDDTKRAAQVSAFEWQLDLARRSGKVLVIHTRDKAGQDSAHRGVMDVLRAWPDVPVILHCFSGHADLLRFGLERGEHTYFGFAGNTTYKNAREIQAAARDLPLTRMLLETDAPFLAPVPKRGKPNRPGYVRHTLEFIATLRGLDPEELEAATDANTRRAYGLPLG, encoded by the coding sequence ATGATCGATTCGCACACGCACCTGGATTACCTCGACGACCCGGCGGGCGCGCGCGGCGAGCTGGGCCTGAGTGCCATGGTCTGTATCGGCGCCAGCCCCGAACATGCGCGCAGTGCCGTGGCGCTGGCCGAGCAGTTCGGGGACGTGTATGCGACGGTGGGCATACACCCGACCGATACGGACGAGGACAGCCCGGACGCCCGCGAGCAGATCGAGGCCTTGACCGGGCACCCACGCGTGGTCGGCATCGGCGAGAGCGGCCTGGACGACTACTGGGACGACACGAAACGCGCCGCGCAGGTGTCGGCGTTCGAGTGGCAGCTGGACCTCGCACGGCGCAGCGGGAAGGTACTGGTCATTCACACGCGGGACAAGGCCGGGCAGGACAGCGCGCACCGGGGCGTGATGGACGTGCTGCGGGCGTGGCCGGACGTGCCGGTGATCCTGCACTGCTTCTCCGGGCACGCGGACCTGTTGCGTTTCGGGCTGGAGCGGGGCGAACACACGTACTTCGGGTTCGCGGGGAACACCACCTATAAGAACGCGCGGGAGATCCAGGCGGCCGCCCGCGACCTGCCCCTGACGCGGATGCTGCTGGAAACCGACGCGCCGTTCCTGGCCCCCGTGCCCAAACGCGGCAAGCCCAACCGGCCCGGTTACGTGCGTCATACCCTGGAGTTCATCGCGACCCTGCGCGGCCTGGACCCGGAGGAACTGGAGGCCGCGACGGACGCGAATACCCGCCGCGCCTACGGCCTGCCGCTGGGCTGA
- a CDS encoding PadR family transcriptional regulator: MNAREQLRMLILAVLGRQPEHGYAIAQAINTRSEGLLRAREGTLYPALHALEAEGLIESQEHEVAGRTRREYRLTEKGRAALARTRRDWQAQVGAVQAVLGGNA, encoded by the coding sequence ATGAACGCCCGCGAGCAACTCCGCATGCTCATCCTGGCCGTCCTGGGGCGCCAGCCCGAACACGGCTACGCCATCGCGCAGGCCATCAACACCCGCAGCGAAGGCCTCCTGCGCGCCCGCGAAGGCACCCTCTACCCTGCCCTGCACGCCCTGGAAGCCGAAGGGCTCATCGAGAGCCAGGAACACGAGGTCGCGGGCCGCACCCGCCGCGAATACCGCCTGACCGAGAAGGGCCGCGCCGCCCTGGCCCGCACCCGCCGCGACTGGCAGGCCCAGGTCGGCGCCGTGCAGGCCGTCCTGGGAGGCAACGCATGA
- a CDS encoding HAAS signaling domain-containing protein, whose protein sequence is MTGPLKSWLDVALSDLAPAARDRMTAEYHAHVQDATHSGLTEPEAVATLGDPTQVNRALRRTYATEKLAAQYRTPSRRLWRVLLLLYVGYTSLMILNNLEDRADLLRHLPGPLTGLTLLLALMALMKLHPTSYTWTLGARVLVLPLMTGQWITALITPGRDTLDLSFLIVLPFALVGMVWNAHCTARRVHRTLKLDGQA, encoded by the coding sequence ATGACCGGCCCGCTGAAGAGCTGGCTGGACGTCGCGCTGAGCGACCTTGCCCCCGCCGCGCGGGACCGCATGACCGCTGAGTACCACGCTCACGTGCAGGACGCCACCCACAGCGGACTGACCGAACCCGAAGCCGTCGCCACCCTGGGCGACCCCACGCAGGTCAACCGCGCACTGCGGCGCACCTACGCCACGGAGAAACTTGCCGCACAGTACCGGACTCCCTCCAGGCGTCTCTGGAGGGTGCTGCTGCTTCTGTATGTGGGCTACACCTCGCTGATGATCCTCAACAACCTGGAGGATCGCGCCGACCTACTCCGGCACCTGCCGGGCCCACTGACGGGGCTGACGCTGCTGCTGGCCCTGATGGCGCTTATGAAACTGCATCCGACGTCGTACACCTGGACGCTGGGCGCGCGGGTGCTGGTGCTGCCCCTCATGACCGGCCAGTGGATCACGGCGCTGATCACTCCAGGACGGGACACCCTGGATCTGTCGTTCCTGATTGTCCTGCCGTTCGCGCTTGTGGGGATGGTCTGGAACGCGCACTGCACGGCACGGCGCGTCCACCGCACCCTGAAGCTGGATGGTCAGGCATGA
- a CDS encoding nitroreductase family protein, translating to MTTLDAAFPPAALTVLDVIRARRTVDIGLLKPDAVPRDVVEAILEAGIWAPNHGRTEPWRFTVFTGAGRARLAEVFAQAYAAGSAPDRDSEPALEAQRARAWRAPLWISLELHMPEKPKMPEWEEQAALACAAQNMWLAATAFGLVGKWVSGPVMVSPVAAQALGAPKLMGLLVLGYPAAGLPSVSRAPLADKITWVE from the coding sequence ATGACGACGCTGGACGCTGCCTTTCCCCCCGCTGCCCTGACTGTACTGGACGTGATCCGTGCGCGCCGCACGGTGGATATTGGGCTGTTAAAACCCGACGCGGTGCCGCGTGATGTGGTGGAGGCCATTCTGGAGGCCGGGATCTGGGCGCCGAATCACGGGCGAACCGAGCCGTGGCGGTTCACGGTGTTCACGGGTGCGGGCCGCGCGAGGCTGGCGGAGGTGTTCGCGCAGGCGTACGCGGCGGGCAGCGCGCCGGACCGGGACAGCGAACCGGCGCTGGAGGCGCAGCGGGCGCGGGCGTGGCGGGCGCCGCTGTGGATCAGTCTGGAGCTGCACATGCCCGAGAAGCCGAAGATGCCCGAGTGGGAGGAGCAGGCGGCCCTGGCCTGCGCCGCGCAGAACATGTGGCTGGCGGCGACGGCGTTCGGGCTGGTCGGGAAGTGGGTGAGCGGCCCGGTGATGGTCAGTCCGGTGGCGGCGCAGGCGCTGGGCGCGCCGAAGCTGATGGGCCTGCTGGTGCTGGGCTACCCGGCGGCCGGGCTGCCGTCCGTGAGCCGCGCGCCACTGGCGGACAAGATCACCTGGGTGGAGTGA
- a CDS encoding alpha/beta hydrolase family protein has translation MRRLINLTLLALLAGAGYVAVTQPDALPLRLPWPQPETADPAQPATGGPLQNLGDTALKAAVARNPVSIQALKAREYPGSALTVRQTLAPGGNYTRQVVSYQSEGLRINALLTVPRGTPPQGGWPAIVFNHGYIPPAEYRTTERYVAYQDAFARAGFVTLKSDYRGHGSSEGQALGGYDDPGYTVDVLNAAASLRRDPRVNPDRLGLWGHSMGGQLSLKAMIVDPRLKAASLWAGVIASYDVLATDWNPPPGEKRTLDAVNRRYLRLLSPNAYLRELNGRPIQLHHGTNDRDVPYAFQKNLADDLRNAGQGVDAYRYDGDNHNLSGNLRTALNRSVQFFRENL, from the coding sequence GTGCGCCGTCTGATCAACCTCACACTGCTGGCCCTGCTGGCGGGCGCCGGGTACGTGGCCGTCACCCAGCCGGACGCCCTGCCGCTGCGGCTGCCCTGGCCCCAGCCGGAGACGGCTGATCCGGCCCAGCCCGCGACCGGGGGCCCCCTCCAGAACCTGGGTGACACTGCCCTGAAGGCCGCTGTGGCCCGCAACCCGGTCAGCATCCAGGCACTCAAGGCCCGCGAGTATCCGGGCAGCGCGCTGACGGTCCGGCAGACCCTGGCGCCGGGCGGGAATTACACCCGGCAGGTCGTGAGTTACCAGTCCGAGGGCCTGCGGATCAACGCGCTGCTGACCGTGCCGCGCGGCACGCCGCCGCAGGGGGGCTGGCCTGCCATCGTGTTCAACCACGGGTACATCCCGCCCGCCGAGTACCGCACCACCGAACGCTACGTCGCGTATCAGGACGCCTTTGCCCGCGCGGGCTTCGTCACGCTGAAAAGCGACTACCGTGGGCACGGCAGCAGCGAGGGACAGGCCCTGGGCGGGTACGACGATCCCGGCTACACCGTGGACGTCCTGAACGCCGCCGCCAGCCTCCGGCGCGACCCGCGCGTGAACCCCGACCGCCTGGGCCTGTGGGGCCACAGCATGGGCGGGCAGCTGAGCCTGAAAGCCATGATCGTCGACCCCCGCCTGAAAGCCGCGTCGCTGTGGGCGGGCGTGATCGCCAGCTACGACGTGCTCGCCACCGACTGGAACCCGCCGCCCGGCGAGAAACGCACCCTGGACGCCGTCAACCGCCGCTACCTGCGCCTCCTGAGCCCCAACGCGTACCTGCGGGAACTGAATGGGCGTCCCATCCAGCTGCACCACGGCACGAACGACAGGGATGTGCCGTACGCCTTCCAGAAGAACCTCGCGGACGACCTGAGAAACGCCGGGCAGGGCGTGGACGCCTACCGCTACGACGGCGACAACCACAACCTCTCCGGAAACCTCCGCACGGCACTGAACCGCAGCGTGCAGTTCTTCAGGGAGAACCTGTAG